The following proteins are co-located in the Gossypium hirsutum isolate 1008001.06 chromosome A02, Gossypium_hirsutum_v2.1, whole genome shotgun sequence genome:
- the LOC107927484 gene encoding uncharacterized protein isoform X2: MASSSSFSSADAALEILVSCAHAIEDGNLKTADSFLHQIWNTAAVELDLISKLVRYFAEALVRRAYGLHPPYYTHSNLQIPHPLYYYYYYSRFDINEMVGEAIESATTGKKGFHLIDFHIPHLYGRGYLFKTLPNRSSDPLSVRITVVLPTFLKNTVDFQEEMEYLTEAGKLLKIELKKEDLRVVYANSLGEVDESTLDLRRTNDDEALVVYYNFKFHTLLAEAEAMKKELIKLRQINPEIVIMQEQYANDNDGNFIKRLEYSFRYYSNFFQYYSNLFKSGKPLGDNTAKYYMRQIHNIVACEGRDRIMRHQSLDEWRDLLLTAGFLQIPFQKDVENLHALYWVEEIKEEKGCLVLSHKDCPILFVSCWRPRAGEEHFKFNLNSNKFGQGFNPRPFQPFPEGFILNRLATFAEIYDMLEDVCFRYELPVALTWACEATTDKIMLDGKKHTLFMERTSCYASNEGSQCFMEACAKHHIQEGQAIAGKAFQSSANFHFEPSITKLMKSDYPLFNAAQLFGSHAVVAICLQNHYIIGDVYVVEFYWPEIESEKSESLALDIFNDLKNMKKKFVTIRVGGNEVGFEREAISTTLQGTMHMRNAQPASSTNDLLSSNTTWSLNAVQPCDVHEMERHGLVEQVESAPFSTPNPMSHGGVLQTQGPHKQEIGEKDFISQTVSIGDYEIVKASMETCKVPRTKRRKYSSKVWLDFDKFEVNGKQVAKCKHCNKDFTGSSKSGTTHLKNHLERCQSKKIKNQERQLITSEIGDLITRDSDESNFTFDQERSRLDFAKMIIKHQSPLDMAEQEFFKIFVKNLQPMFEFQSKDILLSDIHRIYKEETEKLQLYFDHLACNFNLTISLCKNNHGKTAYCCLIAHFIDDNWEPRMKIIACKPLEHIYDTKALNEIIQSSVLEWNISKKVFSITMDNPYLNDDMFQKIKETCFSDQGSFPSTHWFIGCTFIEDGFREMDLILLKLRKSIEYVSEIAEGKLKFEEVVNQVKLQGGKSWDDLSLRLDSDFGVLHSALESREIFCQLEKIDGNFKLNPSVEEWEMVLAFHSCLKCFDDIEGTQSLTANLYFPKLCNICKKFLHLEKSNYPIVTLMKRKFDYYWSLCNSAFAVATILDPRLKFKFVEFSYTEIYGHDSKMHLNRFHKVLTDVYYEYANEARNLSKSTSDLDDSNYSTTEIVNDCILESFSKFASANNFNEVASWKSELDCYLDEPLLPLDGAFDLLYWWCINNKRFPTLAKMARDFLAMPIPILAPCLNFNAMITNPTYNNLNTESMEALVCSQNWLKIPKENDGENHGPMQNMYKRKRKMEDHSNVVKVSKNWNREEANSSGDIAKGSIKNENIEASVCNQNRLEISTGKPNHGRNITALIEIPEDDSPFSNNKSGQFQSLSSESDNETTLKEEGSWCKEDVRAYLVSRFTGKENKRLNRWQTNELIGKLIGRDKEFFLMGDKLAPLLMVPHGDETRKEYYIDDSVVNTFFKLLKKRSDRFPKAYINHYSFDSQIATSLIQGSRSEHEVLAWFKAEKLRGAHKLFLPLCLSAHWVLFYVNTKEKKISWLDSNPSTRIMSNNVEKQTILQWFTTFLLPEFGYYDANEWPFLVRTDIPVQKK; encoded by the exons ATGGCCTCTTCGTCTTCTTTTTCTTCTGCTGATGCTGCTTTGGAGATCTTAGTATCGTGTGCTCATGCAATTGAAGATGGGAATTTGAAAACTGCCGATTCATTCCTGCACCAGATCTGGAACACTGCTGCTGTAGAACTTGACCTCATAAGCAAACTCGTGAGATACTTTGCTGAAGCTCTAGTTCGGCGAGCTTACGGTCTGCATCCTCCTTATTATACCCATTCGAATCTGCAAATACCTCATCCActgtattactattattattactcaAGGTTTGATATTAATGAAATGGTGGGAGAAGCCATCGAAAGTGCCACGACAGGAAAGAAGGGATTTCATCTTATTGATTTCCACATTCCGCATCTGTACGGAAGGGGATACTTGTTCAAGACACTACCGAATCGCTCCAGCGATCCCTTGTCGGTCCGTATAACCGTCGTATTACCAACTTTTCTGAAAAATACCGTCGATTTCCAAGAAGAAATGGAGTATTTGACTGAAGCGGGTAAGCTATTGAAAATAGAGTTGAAGAAGGAAGATCTGAGAGTTGTTTACGCTAATAGTTTGGGAGAAGTGGATGAATCTACGTTGGATTTGAGAAGAACAAACGATGATGAGGCTTTGGTGGTTTATTATAACTTCAAATTTCATACACTGTTGGCAGAGGCAGAAGCAATGAAGAAAGAATTGATCAAATTGAGGCAGATAAATCCAGAAATTGTGATCATGCAAGAACAATACGCTAACGATAACGACGGGAATTTCATCAAACGCTTGGAGTACTCTTTTCGATATTACTCTAACTTTTTTCAATATTATTCTAATCTTTTCAAATCTGGGAAACCTCTGGGCGACAATACAGCTAAATATTATATGAGACAGATTCATAACATTGTGGCATGTGAAGGCAGGGATCGAATTATGCGACACCAGAGTTTGGATGAATGGCGAGATCTGTTGTTAACAGCGGGCTTTCTTCAAATTCCATTCCAGAAAGATGTTGAGAATTTACATGCTCTGTATTGGGTAGAGGAAATCAAGGAGGAAAAAGGGTGCTTGGTTTTAAGTCATAAGGATTGCCCAATCTTGTTCGTATCATGTTGGAGACCCAGAGCTGGAGAGGAGCATTTCAAATTCAATCTAAACAGCAATAAGTTCGGGCAAG GTTTCAATCCAAGACCTTTTCAACCATTCCCAGAG GGTTTCATACTGAACCGGTTAGCTACTTTTGCTGAGATTTATGACATGTTGGAAGATGTATGTTTTAGATATGAGCTTCCAGTGGCTttaacatgggcgtgtgaggctacTACAGATAAAATTATGTTGGATGGCAAGAAACATACTCTATTCATGGAAAGGACTTCTTGTTATGCAAGTAATGAGGGGTCTCAATGTTTCATGGAAGCATGTGCAAAACATCATATTCAAGAAGGGCAAGCCATTGCTGGGAAAGCATTCCAATCAAGTGCTAACTTTCATTTCGAACCAAGTATTACAAAGCTTATGAAAAGTGACTATCCACTGTTTAATGCTGCACAGTTGTTTGGTAGCCATGCTGTTGTTGCAATTTGTCTACAAAATCACTACATCATTGGTGATGTTTATGTAGTAGAATTTTATTGGCCTGAAATTGAAAGTGAGAAATCAGAATCTTTAGCACTTGATATCTTCAATGACTtgaaaaatatgaagaaaaagTTTGTAACTATACGGGTTGGAGGTAATGAAGTTGGATTCGAGAGAGAAGCCATTTCAACCACTCTGCAGGGGACAATGCATATGAGAAATGCTCAACCAGCTTCATCCACCAATGATTTACTAAGCTCAAACACAACATGGTCTTTGAATGCAGTTCAACCATGTGATGTTCATGAAATGGAAAGACATGGGCTTGTTGAGCAG GTTGAATCAGCTCCCTTTAGCACACCCAATCCCATGAGTCATGGAGGAGTACTACAAACACAAGGGCCTCATAAACAG GAAATTGGTGAGAAGGATTTCATTTCTCAGACTGTATCCATTGGTGACTATGAGATTGTGAAAGCATCCATGGAGACCTGTAAAGTCCCACGAACCAAACGGAGAAAGTACTCGTCTAAAGTTTGGCTGGATTTCGATAAGTTTGAAGTGAATGGAAAACAAGTAGCCAAATGTAAACACTGCAATAAGGATTTTACAGGATCAAGCAAGAGTGGAACCACACACTTGAAAAACCATTTGGAAAGATGCCaaagtaagaaaataaaaaatcaggAAAGGCAGTTAATCACATCTGAAATAGGTGATTTGATCACTCGGGATAGTGATGAAAGCAACTTCACATTCGATCAAGAAAGGAGTCGCTTGGATTTTGCGAAAATGATTATCAAGCATCAAAGTCCATTGGATATGGCTGAACAAGAGTTCTTTAAGATTTTCGTGAAAAATTTACAGCCAATGTTTGAGTTTCAAtcaaaagatattttattatctgaCATACATCGCATCTATAAAGAAGAAACGGAGAAACTTCAGTTATATTTTGATCATCTTGCTTGTAACTTCAATTTGACAATCAGTTTGTGTAAGAACAATCACGGAAAGACAGCATATTGCTGTTTGATAGCACACTTCATTGATGATAATTGGGAGCCAAGAATGAAGATTATTGCCTGCAAACCTTTGGAGCATATCTATGACACAAAGGCTTTAAACGAAATTATTCAGAGCTCGGTTTTGGAGTGGAATATAAGTAAGAAAGTATTTTCCATAACCATGGATAACCCTTATTTGAATGACGATATGTTTCAGAAGATAAAGGAAACTTGTTTTAGTGACCAAGGTTCGTTTCCTTCAACTCACTGGTTCATCGGTTGCACTTTCATTGAAGATGGTTTTCGTGAGATGGATCTAATACTTTTGAAATTAAGAAAATCCATTGAATATGTAAGTGAAATAGCAgaaggaaaactgaaatttgaAGAAGTTGTAAATCAAGTGAAGCTACAAGGTGGGAAATCATGGGATGATCTTTCTTTAAGGTTGGATTCAGACTTTGGTGTGCTTCATAGTGCCTTGGAATCAAGAGAAATATTTTGTCAACTGGAGAAAATTGATGGCAACTTTAAATTAAACCCATCAGTGGAGGAATGGGAGATGGTACTAGCTTTCCACAGTTGTTTGAAATGTTTTGATGATATTGAAGGAACTCAATCACTTACTGCAAATTTGTACTTTCCAAAGCTCTGCAACATATGTAAGAAATTTCTTCATCTGGAAAAGAGCAACTATCCAATTGTTACATTGATGAAGAGGAAATTTGACTACTATTGGAGCTTATGTAATTCAGCATTCGCTGTTGCAACTATTCTTGATCCAAGGTTAAAGTTTAAATTTGTGGAGTTCTCATATACTGAGATTTATGGCCATGATAGTAAGATGCATTTGAACAGATTTCATAAAGTCCTCACAGATGTTTACTATGAATATGCCAATGAAGCCAGAAATCTGTCTAAATCCACTTCAGACTTGGATGATTCCAATTATTCAACAACAGAGATTGTTAATGATTGTATCCTGGAATCTTTCAGTAAATTTGCATCTGCAAACAACTTTAATGAGGTGGCCTCATGGAAATCTGAGCTTGACTGTTACTTGGATGAGCCGTTACTTCCCTTGGATGGAGCCTTTGACTTACTTTACTGGTGGTGTATTAATAATAAAAGGTTTCCTACACTAGCAAAGATGGCTCGAGATTTCCTTGCAATGCCAATACCAATACTCGCACCATGTTTGAATTTCAATGCCATGATCACAAATCCGACCTACAACAACTTGAATACTGAGAGTATGGAAGCTCTAGTATGTAGTCAAAACTGGttgaaaattccaaaagaaa ATGATGGAGAAAATCATGGACCCATGCAAAATATG TATAAAAGGAAAAGGAAGATGGAAGACCACTCTAATGTGGTAAAAGTTTCTAAAAATTGGAATCGAGAAGAAGCTAATAGTAGTGGAGACATTGCCAAAGGATCCATCAAAAATG AGAACATAGAAGCTTCAGTTTGCAATCAAAATAGGTTGGAAATATCAACAGGAA AACCTAATCATGGAAGAAACATTACTGCCTTAATCGAAATTCCAGAAGATGACTCACCATTCAGCAATAATAAGTCAGGTCAGTTTCAAAGCTTGTCTTCTGAGTCTGATAACGAAACAACATTGAAGGAGGAAGGATCATGGTGTAAAGAG GATGTTCGGGCATATTTAGTCTCGAGATTTACAGGCAAGGAGAACAAACGACTAAATAGATGGCAAACTAATGAGTTGATTGG AAAATTGATTGGACGAGATAAAGAGTTTTTCTTAATGGGTGACAAATTAGCACCTTTACTCATGGTGCCCCATGGTGATGAAACTCGAAAAGAGTATTATATTGATGATTCT GTCGTTAATACATTCTTCAAATTACTTAAGAAGAGATCTGATAGATTTCCAAAGGCATACATTAATCATTATTCATTCGACTCTCAAATAGCT ACTTCCTTGATACAAGGATCCAGATCAGAACATGAAGTATTAGCTTGGTTTAAAGCTGAGAAACTGAGAGGTGCTCATAAA TTGTTTTTACCATTGTGTTTATCAGCCCATTGGGTTCTTTTCTATGTTAATACcaaggagaagaaaatttcatGGTTGGATTCAAATCCATCGACTCGAATAATGTCTAATAATGTTGAAAAACAAACAATATTACAATGGTTCACGACCTTTCTACTGCCAGAGTTTGGTTATTATGATGCAAATGAATGGCCATTTCTAGTGCGTACTGATATTCCAGTGCAAAAAAAGTAA
- the LOC107927484 gene encoding uncharacterized protein isoform X1 yields MASSSSFSSADAALEILVSCAHAIEDGNLKTADSFLHQIWNTAAVELDLISKLVRYFAEALVRRAYGLHPPYYTHSNLQIPHPLYYYYYYSRFDINEMVGEAIESATTGKKGFHLIDFHIPHLYGRGYLFKTLPNRSSDPLSVRITVVLPTFLKNTVDFQEEMEYLTEAGKLLKIELKKEDLRVVYANSLGEVDESTLDLRRTNDDEALVVYYNFKFHTLLAEAEAMKKELIKLRQINPEIVIMQEQYANDNDGNFIKRLEYSFRYYSNFFQYYSNLFKSGKPLGDNTAKYYMRQIHNIVACEGRDRIMRHQSLDEWRDLLLTAGFLQIPFQKDVENLHALYWVEEIKEEKGCLVLSHKDCPILFVSCWRPRAGEEHFKFNLNSNKFGQGFNPRPFQPFPEGFILNRLATFAEIYDMLEDVCFRYELPVALTWACEATTDKIMLDGKKHTLFMERTSCYASNEGSQCFMEACAKHHIQEGQAIAGKAFQSSANFHFEPSITKLMKSDYPLFNAAQLFGSHAVVAICLQNHYIIGDVYVVEFYWPEIESEKSESLALDIFNDLKNMKKKFVTIRVGGNEVGFEREAISTTLQGTMHMRNAQPASSTNDLLSSNTTWSLNAVQPCDVHEMERHGLVEQVESAPFSTPNPMSHGGVLQTQGPHKQEIGEKDFISQTVSIGDYEIVKASMETCKVPRTKRRKYSSKVWLDFDKFEVNGKQVAKCKHCNKDFTGSSKSGTTHLKNHLERCQSKKIKNQERQLITSEIGDLITRDSDESNFTFDQERSRLDFAKMIIKHQSPLDMAEQEFFKIFVKNLQPMFEFQSKDILLSDIHRIYKEETEKLQLYFDHLACNFNLTISLCKNNHGKTAYCCLIAHFIDDNWEPRMKIIACKPLEHIYDTKALNEIIQSSVLEWNISKKVFSITMDNPYLNDDMFQKIKETCFSDQGSFPSTHWFIGCTFIEDGFREMDLILLKLRKSIEYVSEIAEGKLKFEEVVNQVKLQGGKSWDDLSLRLDSDFGVLHSALESREIFCQLEKIDGNFKLNPSVEEWEMVLAFHSCLKCFDDIEGTQSLTANLYFPKLCNICKKFLHLEKSNYPIVTLMKRKFDYYWSLCNSAFAVATILDPRLKFKFVEFSYTEIYGHDSKMHLNRFHKVLTDVYYEYANEARNLSKSTSDLDDSNYSTTEIVNDCILESFSKFASANNFNEVASWKSELDCYLDEPLLPLDGAFDLLYWWCINNKRFPTLAKMARDFLAMPIPILAPCLNFNAMITNPTYNNLNTESMEALVCSQNWLKIPKENDGENHGPMQNMYKRKRKMEDHSNVVKVSKNWNREEANSSGDIAKGSIKNENIEASVCNQNRLEISTGKPNHGRNITALIEIPEDDSPFSNNKSGQFQSLSSESDNETTLKEEGSWCKEDVRAYLVSRFTGKENKRLNRWQTNELIGKLIGRDKEFFLMGDKLAPLLMVPHGDETRKEYYIDDSVVNTFFKLLKKRSDRFPKAYINHYSFDSQIATSLIQGSRSEHEVLAWFKAEKLRGAHKLFLPLCLSAHWVLFYVNTKEKKISWLDSNPSTRIMSNNVEKQTILQWFTTFLLPEFGYYDANEWPFLVRTDIPVQKNWVDCGVFVMKYGDCLTHGDFFPFTQNDMVHFRRRIFLDIYRGRLHGKIRQV; encoded by the exons ATGGCCTCTTCGTCTTCTTTTTCTTCTGCTGATGCTGCTTTGGAGATCTTAGTATCGTGTGCTCATGCAATTGAAGATGGGAATTTGAAAACTGCCGATTCATTCCTGCACCAGATCTGGAACACTGCTGCTGTAGAACTTGACCTCATAAGCAAACTCGTGAGATACTTTGCTGAAGCTCTAGTTCGGCGAGCTTACGGTCTGCATCCTCCTTATTATACCCATTCGAATCTGCAAATACCTCATCCActgtattactattattattactcaAGGTTTGATATTAATGAAATGGTGGGAGAAGCCATCGAAAGTGCCACGACAGGAAAGAAGGGATTTCATCTTATTGATTTCCACATTCCGCATCTGTACGGAAGGGGATACTTGTTCAAGACACTACCGAATCGCTCCAGCGATCCCTTGTCGGTCCGTATAACCGTCGTATTACCAACTTTTCTGAAAAATACCGTCGATTTCCAAGAAGAAATGGAGTATTTGACTGAAGCGGGTAAGCTATTGAAAATAGAGTTGAAGAAGGAAGATCTGAGAGTTGTTTACGCTAATAGTTTGGGAGAAGTGGATGAATCTACGTTGGATTTGAGAAGAACAAACGATGATGAGGCTTTGGTGGTTTATTATAACTTCAAATTTCATACACTGTTGGCAGAGGCAGAAGCAATGAAGAAAGAATTGATCAAATTGAGGCAGATAAATCCAGAAATTGTGATCATGCAAGAACAATACGCTAACGATAACGACGGGAATTTCATCAAACGCTTGGAGTACTCTTTTCGATATTACTCTAACTTTTTTCAATATTATTCTAATCTTTTCAAATCTGGGAAACCTCTGGGCGACAATACAGCTAAATATTATATGAGACAGATTCATAACATTGTGGCATGTGAAGGCAGGGATCGAATTATGCGACACCAGAGTTTGGATGAATGGCGAGATCTGTTGTTAACAGCGGGCTTTCTTCAAATTCCATTCCAGAAAGATGTTGAGAATTTACATGCTCTGTATTGGGTAGAGGAAATCAAGGAGGAAAAAGGGTGCTTGGTTTTAAGTCATAAGGATTGCCCAATCTTGTTCGTATCATGTTGGAGACCCAGAGCTGGAGAGGAGCATTTCAAATTCAATCTAAACAGCAATAAGTTCGGGCAAG GTTTCAATCCAAGACCTTTTCAACCATTCCCAGAG GGTTTCATACTGAACCGGTTAGCTACTTTTGCTGAGATTTATGACATGTTGGAAGATGTATGTTTTAGATATGAGCTTCCAGTGGCTttaacatgggcgtgtgaggctacTACAGATAAAATTATGTTGGATGGCAAGAAACATACTCTATTCATGGAAAGGACTTCTTGTTATGCAAGTAATGAGGGGTCTCAATGTTTCATGGAAGCATGTGCAAAACATCATATTCAAGAAGGGCAAGCCATTGCTGGGAAAGCATTCCAATCAAGTGCTAACTTTCATTTCGAACCAAGTATTACAAAGCTTATGAAAAGTGACTATCCACTGTTTAATGCTGCACAGTTGTTTGGTAGCCATGCTGTTGTTGCAATTTGTCTACAAAATCACTACATCATTGGTGATGTTTATGTAGTAGAATTTTATTGGCCTGAAATTGAAAGTGAGAAATCAGAATCTTTAGCACTTGATATCTTCAATGACTtgaaaaatatgaagaaaaagTTTGTAACTATACGGGTTGGAGGTAATGAAGTTGGATTCGAGAGAGAAGCCATTTCAACCACTCTGCAGGGGACAATGCATATGAGAAATGCTCAACCAGCTTCATCCACCAATGATTTACTAAGCTCAAACACAACATGGTCTTTGAATGCAGTTCAACCATGTGATGTTCATGAAATGGAAAGACATGGGCTTGTTGAGCAG GTTGAATCAGCTCCCTTTAGCACACCCAATCCCATGAGTCATGGAGGAGTACTACAAACACAAGGGCCTCATAAACAG GAAATTGGTGAGAAGGATTTCATTTCTCAGACTGTATCCATTGGTGACTATGAGATTGTGAAAGCATCCATGGAGACCTGTAAAGTCCCACGAACCAAACGGAGAAAGTACTCGTCTAAAGTTTGGCTGGATTTCGATAAGTTTGAAGTGAATGGAAAACAAGTAGCCAAATGTAAACACTGCAATAAGGATTTTACAGGATCAAGCAAGAGTGGAACCACACACTTGAAAAACCATTTGGAAAGATGCCaaagtaagaaaataaaaaatcaggAAAGGCAGTTAATCACATCTGAAATAGGTGATTTGATCACTCGGGATAGTGATGAAAGCAACTTCACATTCGATCAAGAAAGGAGTCGCTTGGATTTTGCGAAAATGATTATCAAGCATCAAAGTCCATTGGATATGGCTGAACAAGAGTTCTTTAAGATTTTCGTGAAAAATTTACAGCCAATGTTTGAGTTTCAAtcaaaagatattttattatctgaCATACATCGCATCTATAAAGAAGAAACGGAGAAACTTCAGTTATATTTTGATCATCTTGCTTGTAACTTCAATTTGACAATCAGTTTGTGTAAGAACAATCACGGAAAGACAGCATATTGCTGTTTGATAGCACACTTCATTGATGATAATTGGGAGCCAAGAATGAAGATTATTGCCTGCAAACCTTTGGAGCATATCTATGACACAAAGGCTTTAAACGAAATTATTCAGAGCTCGGTTTTGGAGTGGAATATAAGTAAGAAAGTATTTTCCATAACCATGGATAACCCTTATTTGAATGACGATATGTTTCAGAAGATAAAGGAAACTTGTTTTAGTGACCAAGGTTCGTTTCCTTCAACTCACTGGTTCATCGGTTGCACTTTCATTGAAGATGGTTTTCGTGAGATGGATCTAATACTTTTGAAATTAAGAAAATCCATTGAATATGTAAGTGAAATAGCAgaaggaaaactgaaatttgaAGAAGTTGTAAATCAAGTGAAGCTACAAGGTGGGAAATCATGGGATGATCTTTCTTTAAGGTTGGATTCAGACTTTGGTGTGCTTCATAGTGCCTTGGAATCAAGAGAAATATTTTGTCAACTGGAGAAAATTGATGGCAACTTTAAATTAAACCCATCAGTGGAGGAATGGGAGATGGTACTAGCTTTCCACAGTTGTTTGAAATGTTTTGATGATATTGAAGGAACTCAATCACTTACTGCAAATTTGTACTTTCCAAAGCTCTGCAACATATGTAAGAAATTTCTTCATCTGGAAAAGAGCAACTATCCAATTGTTACATTGATGAAGAGGAAATTTGACTACTATTGGAGCTTATGTAATTCAGCATTCGCTGTTGCAACTATTCTTGATCCAAGGTTAAAGTTTAAATTTGTGGAGTTCTCATATACTGAGATTTATGGCCATGATAGTAAGATGCATTTGAACAGATTTCATAAAGTCCTCACAGATGTTTACTATGAATATGCCAATGAAGCCAGAAATCTGTCTAAATCCACTTCAGACTTGGATGATTCCAATTATTCAACAACAGAGATTGTTAATGATTGTATCCTGGAATCTTTCAGTAAATTTGCATCTGCAAACAACTTTAATGAGGTGGCCTCATGGAAATCTGAGCTTGACTGTTACTTGGATGAGCCGTTACTTCCCTTGGATGGAGCCTTTGACTTACTTTACTGGTGGTGTATTAATAATAAAAGGTTTCCTACACTAGCAAAGATGGCTCGAGATTTCCTTGCAATGCCAATACCAATACTCGCACCATGTTTGAATTTCAATGCCATGATCACAAATCCGACCTACAACAACTTGAATACTGAGAGTATGGAAGCTCTAGTATGTAGTCAAAACTGGttgaaaattccaaaagaaa ATGATGGAGAAAATCATGGACCCATGCAAAATATG TATAAAAGGAAAAGGAAGATGGAAGACCACTCTAATGTGGTAAAAGTTTCTAAAAATTGGAATCGAGAAGAAGCTAATAGTAGTGGAGACATTGCCAAAGGATCCATCAAAAATG AGAACATAGAAGCTTCAGTTTGCAATCAAAATAGGTTGGAAATATCAACAGGAA AACCTAATCATGGAAGAAACATTACTGCCTTAATCGAAATTCCAGAAGATGACTCACCATTCAGCAATAATAAGTCAGGTCAGTTTCAAAGCTTGTCTTCTGAGTCTGATAACGAAACAACATTGAAGGAGGAAGGATCATGGTGTAAAGAG GATGTTCGGGCATATTTAGTCTCGAGATTTACAGGCAAGGAGAACAAACGACTAAATAGATGGCAAACTAATGAGTTGATTGG AAAATTGATTGGACGAGATAAAGAGTTTTTCTTAATGGGTGACAAATTAGCACCTTTACTCATGGTGCCCCATGGTGATGAAACTCGAAAAGAGTATTATATTGATGATTCT GTCGTTAATACATTCTTCAAATTACTTAAGAAGAGATCTGATAGATTTCCAAAGGCATACATTAATCATTATTCATTCGACTCTCAAATAGCT ACTTCCTTGATACAAGGATCCAGATCAGAACATGAAGTATTAGCTTGGTTTAAAGCTGAGAAACTGAGAGGTGCTCATAAA TTGTTTTTACCATTGTGTTTATCAGCCCATTGGGTTCTTTTCTATGTTAATACcaaggagaagaaaatttcatGGTTGGATTCAAATCCATCGACTCGAATAATGTCTAATAATGTTGAAAAACAAACAATATTACAATGGTTCACGACCTTTCTACTGCCAGAGTTTGGTTATTATGATGCAAATGAATGGCCATTTCTAGTGCGTACTGATATTCCAGTGCAAAAAAA CTGGGTTGATTGTGGGGTATTTGTGATGAAATATGGTGATTGCCTTACGCATGGCGATTTCTTCCCTTTCACACAAAATGACATGGTTCATTTTCGACGTCGTATCTTTCTTGATATATACCGTGGAAGATTGCATGGTAAAATTAGACAAGTTTGA